The Pristiophorus japonicus isolate sPriJap1 chromosome 3, sPriJap1.hap1, whole genome shotgun sequence genome has a segment encoding these proteins:
- the LOC139259638 gene encoding inhibin alpha chain-like produces the protein MSQPLFARKLCAVPMLPSMFAVTLLVVTLRVPGLGAACSMHSLSEDAILAKVQEKILQSLGLAEPPQSCNLTNQERRNPFKNSRLARRLTRWTGHQNHNKDDDKSEVISFPVTNIPCDLRYEGFVGNYSYIFRPPVHSARRLVTSAEFWFYAGVPLTPAVAGADPAAELYFLTERAGFAPAATGTATIRGQWAVFRVAEPFLPYVSHRVLFLQVRCPLCRCGAPDPRNLPFFLSATRSLAPPPPAAGSARSRRSTVPWSPAYVSLLQRPPPPELADDDCRRSAVNISFAELGWGNWIVQPSVFTFYHCNGTCSNSNRLTSSLGLTVCCTSVPGTMKPLRVRTTSDSGYTFKYETLPNIITEECACI, from the exons ATGTCTCAGCCACTCTTTGCTCGGAAGCTCTGTGCCGTCCCGATGTTGCCGAGCATGTTCGCGGTGACACTACTGGTCGTGACTCTCCGGGTGCCTGGGCTGGGAGCGGCCTGCTCCATGCACAGCCTCAGTGAGGATGCAATCCTGGCCAAGGTGCAGGAGAAGATCCTGCAGAGCCTGGGGCTGGCGGAACCCCCACAGAGCTGCAACCTAACCAATCAGGAGCGGCGGAATCCCTTCAAGAACAGCAGGCTCGCACGACGCCTCACCCGGTGGACTGGCCATCAAAATCACAACAAGGACGATGATAAATCCGAGGTCATTTCCTTCCCCGTCACCA ACATCCCTTGCGACCTGCGCTATGAGGGATTCGTCGGGAATTACAGTTACATCTTCCGGCCGCCTGTCCACTCCGCCCGCCGCCTGGTGACCTCCGCCGAGTTCTGGTTCTACGCCGGAGTGCCGTTGACCCCGGCGGTGGCCGGCGCTGACCCTGCCGCCGAGCTGTACTTCCTCACCGAGCGTGCCGGCTTTGCCCCAGCGGCGACGGGAACCGCGACCATCCGGGGGCAGTGGGCCGTCTTCCGCGTGGCCGAGCCCTTCCTCCCCTACGTCTCGCACAGGGTGCTCTTCCTGCAGGTCCGCTGCCCCCTCTGCCGCTGCGGCGCCCCCGACCCCCGCAACCTGCCCTTCTTCCTGTCCGCCACCAGGTCattggcccccccaccccccgccgccggCTCCGCCCGCTCCCGCCGCTCCACCGTGCCCTGGTCGCCGGCCTACGTCAGCCTCCTGCAGCGCCCGCCGCCCCCCGAGCTCGCCGACGACGACTGCCGCCGCTCCGCCGTCAACATCTCCTTCGCGGAGCTGGGCTGGGGCAACTGGATCGTCCAGCCCAGCGTCTTCACCTTCTACCACTGCAACGGCACCTGCTCCAACTCCAACCGGCTGACCTCCAGCCTCGGCCTCACGGTGTGCTGCACCTCCGTCCCCGGGACCATGAAGCCCCTCCGAGTCAGGACCACCTCCGACAGCGGCTACACCTTCAAGTACgagaccctccccaacatcatcacgGAGGAGTGCGCCTGCATCTGA